From Nonlabens sp. Ci31, the proteins below share one genomic window:
- a CDS encoding cob(I)yrinic acid a,c-diamide adenosyltransferase, with the protein MKIYTKTGDTGTTALFGGTRVPKHNLRIDSYGTVDELNSWMGLIRDQEIDEHTSKIINSIQHNLFTIGAILATPPEKQVLKNGKDRLNISKISEEEVSLLESEMDLMNEELPEMTHFILPGGHPAVSYCHITRTVCRRAERLATELNEHAPVDPQVLKYLNRLSDYLFVLARKLSKVLEAEEIKWIPKKY; encoded by the coding sequence ATGAAAATATATACAAAAACAGGTGATACGGGTACTACAGCCTTATTTGGCGGCACACGAGTTCCTAAGCACAACTTAAGAATCGATAGTTATGGTACTGTAGACGAGCTGAATTCTTGGATGGGATTGATACGTGATCAAGAGATAGATGAACATACAAGCAAAATCATCAACTCCATACAGCACAATCTTTTTACTATAGGCGCTATTCTAGCAACCCCTCCAGAAAAGCAAGTTTTAAAAAATGGCAAAGACCGTTTGAACATTTCTAAAATTAGTGAAGAAGAGGTTAGCTTATTAGAAAGCGAAATGGACCTTATGAATGAGGAGCTGCCTGAAATGACACATTTCATACTTCCTGGCGGACATCCTGCTGTGTCATATTGTCACATTACCAGAACCGTATGTCGCCGTGCAGAGCGTCTGGCGACAGAGCTTAACGAACATGCACCTGTAGATCCACAAGTTTTGAAGTATCTCAACCGACTTTCTGACTATCTATTTGTGTTGGCACGTAAATTGTCTAAAGTTTTGGAAGCCGAAGAGATAAAATGGATCCCAAAAAAGTACTAA
- a CDS encoding DUF2795 domain-containing protein — protein sequence MYWTLELASYLSDAPWPAEKDELIDYAIRTGAPLEVVENLQAIEDEGDLYESIQEIWPDYPTDDDYLWNEDEY from the coding sequence ATGTATTGGACACTAGAACTAGCATCTTATTTAAGTGATGCACCTTGGCCTGCTGAGAAGGATGAATTGATCGATTACGCAATTCGTACAGGAGCACCGTTAGAGGTAGTGGAAAATTTACAAGCCATTGAAGATGAAGGAGACTTATACGAGTCTATTCAAGAAATATGGCCAGATTACCCTACAGACGACGACTACCTCTGGAATGAGGATGAGTATTAA
- a CDS encoding outer membrane beta-barrel protein, with translation MKKYMLMGFLLICTTVMAQMESGLGVTAGLNYGSTGDLRENGQTIIDNPDEKIGYHLGVYWKIDLDFLYLRPELKYTKLSNEYNGSQFDVQKIDVPLLLGTNIIGPLHVFAGPSLQYIVDTKLQDTALSDVQNEWSVGAQFGVGVNLGDLGIDVRYERGFTNNEVRFIRNNIAAQGTLDTRPEQIILALSLRL, from the coding sequence ATGAAAAAGTATATGTTAATGGGCTTTTTACTGATCTGCACGACAGTAATGGCTCAAATGGAAAGTGGATTAGGAGTTACTGCGGGGCTTAATTATGGTTCCACAGGTGATTTAAGGGAGAACGGACAAACTATTATTGATAACCCTGACGAGAAGATAGGGTACCATCTAGGGGTTTACTGGAAAATAGATCTTGATTTCTTATATCTAAGGCCAGAATTAAAGTACACAAAGTTGAGTAATGAATATAACGGGAGTCAGTTTGATGTTCAAAAAATAGATGTACCTCTACTGTTAGGAACTAACATCATCGGACCTTTACATGTCTTTGCTGGACCTTCATTACAGTATATAGTTGACACAAAATTACAAGATACAGCGCTGAGTGATGTTCAAAATGAATGGAGTGTTGGTGCTCAATTTGGTGTTGGAGTGAACTTAGGGGATTTGGGAATAGATGTACGCTATGAACGTGGTTTTACTAATAATGAAGTCCGTTTTATAAGAAATAATATAGCTGCTCAAGGAACACTAGATACCCGACCAGAGCAAATTATTCTCGCATTA
- a CDS encoding MarR family winged helix-turn-helix transcriptional regulator yields MSKDMISIPLSRKLITTLIKKGTEATETISHTLKEHGITIQQFNVLRILRGRKGKVASLQDVSKDMIHANSNTTRVIDKLVDKKFVDRVQCPTDRRQIELTITKNGMEVLTILDQKVDAAETQLTAQLDEQAIINLIEKLEKI; encoded by the coding sequence ATGAGTAAGGATATGATTTCTATTCCGCTTTCGCGAAAGCTAATAACTACTCTTATTAAAAAGGGTACAGAAGCAACTGAGACGATAAGTCATACCCTAAAAGAGCATGGAATCACGATACAGCAATTTAATGTACTTCGTATTTTGAGAGGCCGCAAAGGAAAGGTTGCGAGCCTTCAAGATGTGAGCAAAGATATGATTCATGCCAATTCAAATACTACTCGAGTGATTGATAAACTGGTAGATAAAAAATTTGTAGATCGCGTACAATGTCCAACAGACAGAAGACAAATAGAACTCACTATTACAAAAAACGGTATGGAAGTACTTACTATTTTAGACCAAAAGGTGGATGCTGCAGAAACTCAACTTACCGCACAACTAGATGAGCAAGCAATCATTAATTTAATAGAAAAACTAGAAAAAATTTAA
- the secA gene encoding preprotein translocase subunit SecA, whose protein sequence is MGLLDSVLKVFVGDKSKKDIKEIQPIVDKILKFEPGLEQLNFDELRHKTTEFKERIAAAKAETLSDIARLKETAEKEEDIDRREEIYNEIDQLQEVAYQQGEEILNEIMPEAFAVMKETAKRFFHNEEIRVVASARDRELSGTTDYVKLDGDQAVWSNSWDAAGKPITWDMIHYDVQLIGGATMHSGKIAEMQTGEGKTLVATLPVYLNALTGNGVHVVTVNDYLAKRDGAWIGPLFEFHGLTIDCIDYHKPNSEERRLAYLADVTYGTNNEFGFDYLRDNMAHAPKDLVQRKHNYAIIDETDSVLIDDARTPLIISGPVPQGDRQEFDVLKAPVANIVEVQRKELVQTLAQAKKLIAEGDTKEGGKQLLRVFRGLPKNKALIKFLSEEGIKTLLQKTENFYMQDNNREMPKVDEALYFVIDEKNNQVELSDKGIEFLSGEDEPDFFVMPEVGMEISRIENAGLSKEEEAERKEELFREFSVKSERIHTLNQLLKAYTLFEKDTEYIVDAQEKKVPNGNGGVRIESEMIVKIVDEQTGRAMDGRRYSDGLHQAIEAKENLKIQDATQTFATITLQNYFRMYKKLSGMTGTAVTEAGEFWEIYKLDVVEIPTNRPISRDDRQDLVYKTKREKYGAVIEEVTKLKEAGRPVLIGTTSVDISELLSRTLQRAGIEHNVLNAKQHKREADIVAEAGNPGQITIATNMAGRGTDIKLSAEVKAAGGLAIIGTERHDSRRVDRQLRGRAGRQGDPGSSQFYVSLEDNLMRLFGSERMAKTMDRLGMKEGEVIQHSMISKSIERAQTKVEENAFGVRKRLLEYDDVMNAQREVIYKRRHNALFGDRLAVDIANMIYDISENITEGNKIAQDFKNFEFELIRYFSMSSPVSEEEFSDKDDKTVTDIVYRAAYDHYKEKMERTASEVYPVIKNVMENDERNYERIAVPFTDGIKTLNVATNLQEAYDSEGRSLVTDFEKNITLAIIDEAWKTHLRKMDELKQSVQLAVHEQKDPLLIYKFEAFELFKVMIDKVNKDVIGFMFKGDLPSRDAAAISEARQRQTEKTSTQKEEVLNSDEQAAQARAVGAGASQQQQRAQVTETITRDQPKIGRNDKVVIKNVMTGETKETKFKSALPLINKGEWVLDKKA, encoded by the coding sequence ATGGGACTATTAGATTCCGTATTAAAAGTCTTCGTTGGCGATAAGTCAAAGAAAGATATAAAAGAAATTCAACCTATTGTTGACAAAATACTCAAATTTGAGCCTGGACTAGAACAGCTTAATTTTGATGAATTGCGTCATAAAACAACAGAATTTAAGGAGAGAATTGCTGCGGCAAAAGCAGAGACTCTATCTGATATTGCCCGCTTAAAGGAAACAGCTGAGAAGGAAGAAGACATTGATAGACGTGAAGAAATCTATAATGAAATAGATCAATTACAAGAGGTGGCTTATCAGCAAGGGGAAGAAATTCTCAACGAGATCATGCCAGAAGCTTTTGCTGTAATGAAAGAAACTGCCAAACGCTTTTTCCATAATGAAGAAATACGTGTTGTCGCATCAGCGAGAGATCGTGAATTATCTGGAACAACAGACTATGTAAAACTGGACGGTGATCAAGCGGTATGGAGCAATTCATGGGATGCTGCTGGTAAACCTATTACTTGGGATATGATTCACTATGATGTTCAGCTTATAGGTGGAGCAACCATGCATAGCGGTAAAATTGCAGAAATGCAAACTGGAGAAGGAAAAACACTTGTTGCTACTTTACCTGTTTATCTCAATGCACTTACCGGTAATGGTGTTCACGTGGTAACCGTAAATGATTACTTAGCAAAACGTGATGGTGCATGGATTGGTCCTTTATTTGAATTTCATGGTCTGACTATAGATTGTATCGATTACCACAAGCCTAATTCTGAAGAAAGACGTCTAGCATATCTAGCAGATGTTACTTACGGAACGAACAATGAATTTGGTTTTGATTACTTGAGAGATAATATGGCTCATGCGCCTAAAGATCTGGTACAACGCAAACACAATTATGCCATTATTGATGAGACCGATTCTGTTCTTATCGATGATGCACGTACACCCTTAATTATATCTGGACCAGTCCCACAGGGAGATCGTCAAGAGTTTGATGTATTAAAAGCTCCTGTTGCAAATATTGTAGAGGTTCAAAGAAAAGAGCTGGTACAAACACTCGCTCAAGCTAAAAAACTAATTGCTGAAGGAGACACTAAAGAAGGTGGGAAACAATTACTAAGAGTTTTCCGTGGTCTTCCTAAAAACAAAGCTCTTATTAAATTCTTAAGTGAAGAGGGAATAAAAACCTTGCTCCAAAAAACTGAGAATTTTTATATGCAAGATAACAACCGTGAAATGCCTAAAGTAGATGAGGCACTTTACTTTGTAATCGATGAAAAAAACAATCAAGTAGAGTTGAGCGACAAAGGAATTGAATTCCTTTCTGGTGAAGACGAGCCTGACTTTTTTGTAATGCCAGAGGTAGGTATGGAAATAAGCCGTATCGAAAACGCTGGACTTTCTAAAGAAGAAGAAGCTGAAAGAAAAGAAGAATTATTCCGTGAGTTCTCCGTAAAATCTGAACGCATTCACACCTTGAATCAGCTGCTTAAAGCCTACACATTATTTGAAAAAGATACGGAATACATCGTAGATGCTCAAGAAAAGAAAGTACCTAACGGAAACGGGGGTGTTAGAATAGAATCTGAAATGATCGTTAAGATCGTAGATGAACAAACTGGTCGTGCCATGGATGGCCGTCGTTATAGTGATGGATTGCACCAAGCCATTGAAGCTAAGGAGAATTTAAAAATCCAAGATGCGACACAAACCTTTGCCACCATTACCTTGCAAAATTATTTCCGTATGTACAAGAAACTTTCTGGTATGACGGGAACTGCCGTAACTGAAGCTGGAGAATTCTGGGAAATCTATAAACTAGATGTCGTAGAAATTCCTACTAACAGACCTATTTCTCGCGATGACAGACAAGATCTTGTATATAAAACAAAACGCGAAAAATACGGTGCCGTAATAGAAGAAGTAACAAAACTTAAAGAAGCTGGTCGCCCAGTGCTTATAGGTACTACTTCTGTAGATATTTCTGAGCTACTGAGTAGAACATTACAACGCGCAGGAATAGAACACAACGTACTGAATGCAAAGCAACACAAACGTGAAGCAGACATCGTTGCAGAAGCTGGAAACCCAGGACAGATCACGATCGCTACCAACATGGCCGGTCGTGGAACAGACATCAAATTATCTGCTGAAGTAAAAGCTGCTGGCGGACTTGCCATTATAGGTACAGAGCGTCATGATTCTCGTCGTGTAGACAGACAGTTACGTGGTCGTGCCGGTCGTCAAGGGGATCCTGGAAGTTCACAATTTTATGTGTCTCTAGAAGACAACTTGATGAGACTTTTCGGTTCTGAACGTATGGCCAAAACAATGGACCGACTAGGAATGAAAGAAGGTGAAGTGATTCAGCATTCTATGATTTCTAAATCTATTGAGCGTGCGCAAACTAAAGTAGAAGAGAATGCTTTTGGTGTTCGTAAGAGGTTGCTAGAATATGATGATGTCATGAACGCCCAACGTGAAGTGATTTACAAGCGACGTCACAACGCCTTATTTGGAGATCGCCTTGCAGTAGATATCGCCAATATGATCTACGATATTTCTGAGAATATTACCGAAGGAAATAAAATAGCACAAGATTTCAAAAACTTTGAGTTTGAATTGATTCGTTACTTCTCCATGAGCAGTCCTGTTTCTGAGGAAGAGTTTTCCGATAAAGACGATAAGACCGTTACTGACATCGTCTATAGAGCTGCTTATGATCATTATAAGGAGAAAATGGAGCGCACCGCTTCAGAGGTTTATCCCGTAATTAAAAATGTAATGGAAAACGACGAGCGCAATTACGAGCGTATCGCAGTTCCTTTTACAGACGGTATCAAAACCTTAAATGTAGCAACAAACCTACAAGAAGCTTATGATAGTGAAGGTCGTTCCTTAGTGACTGACTTTGAAAAAAATATTACGCTAGCCATTATTGATGAGGCATGGAAAACACACCTACGCAAAATGGACGAGTTAAAGCAAAGTGTGCAACTTGCCGTTCATGAGCAAAAAGATCCATTACTTATTTATAAATTTGAAGCCTTCGAATTATTCAAAGTGATGATAGATAAAGTAAATAAAGACGTTATTGGTTTTATGTTCAAGGGCGATCTTCCTAGTAGAGATGCTGCGGCAATAAGTGAGGCCAGACAACGCCAAACAGAAAAAACAAGCACTCAAAAAGAAGAGGTTTTAAATAGCGATGAGCAAGCTGCTCAAGCAAGAGCTGTGGGCGCCGGAGCAAGTCAGCAACAACAACGTGCTCAAGTTACAGAAACGATCACTCGTGATCAACCTAAGATAGGTCGTAACGATAAAGTGGTGATCAAGAATGTTATGACTGGAGAAACCAAAGAGACAAAGTTTAAATCTGCACTTCCTTTGATCAATAAAGGAGAATGGGTACTGGATAAGAAAGCTTAG
- the meaB gene encoding methylmalonyl Co-A mutase-associated GTPase MeaB, producing MATQPHINPNLKRKKEVVDVKQLFSELHSGQVSALSRAITLVESTAGGDSAFAKAVLQLSLPYSGKSFRLGITGVPGVGKSTFIESLGRQLIERGKKVAVLAIDPSSNISRGSILGDKTRMEELVKSHQAFIRPSPAGTTLGGVARKTREAIILCEAAGYDFIIVETVGVGQSETAVHSMTDFFLLLKLAGAGDDLQGIKRGIMEMADAIIINKADGDNQLAAKHARREFKNAVHLMPQKDHNWPTQVLTCSGLNNIGLTEVIEEIENYTAHALANKSFTKKRHSQELYWFHQTVEDALKTNFYNRPEVIEKLAVLEKEVLGKVKSPFDAASELLGL from the coding sequence TTGGCTACACAACCTCATATCAATCCCAACTTAAAACGCAAGAAAGAAGTTGTAGATGTAAAACAACTTTTTAGCGAGTTGCATTCTGGCCAGGTGAGTGCATTGAGTCGTGCGATTACTTTAGTGGAGAGCACTGCTGGTGGCGATTCCGCTTTCGCGAAAGCGGTATTACAACTATCCCTACCCTATTCAGGAAAATCCTTTAGACTAGGAATCACTGGAGTGCCAGGCGTGGGAAAATCCACCTTTATAGAATCGCTGGGAAGACAGCTTATAGAACGCGGCAAAAAAGTGGCCGTACTCGCGATAGATCCATCGAGCAACATCTCAAGAGGCAGCATTTTGGGCGATAAAACCAGAATGGAAGAACTAGTGAAAAGCCACCAAGCATTTATACGACCTAGTCCTGCTGGAACCACGCTAGGCGGTGTGGCACGCAAAACACGTGAGGCGATCATCTTATGTGAAGCAGCAGGCTACGACTTTATCATCGTAGAAACCGTGGGCGTAGGACAAAGCGAAACCGCAGTCCACAGCATGACCGACTTTTTCTTACTCCTCAAACTCGCTGGAGCTGGCGACGACCTGCAAGGTATTAAACGCGGCATCATGGAAATGGCTGACGCGATCATCATCAACAAGGCAGATGGTGATAACCAACTCGCCGCAAAACATGCCCGACGCGAATTCAAAAACGCCGTGCACCTTATGCCTCAAAAAGACCACAACTGGCCTACTCAAGTACTCACCTGCAGCGGTCTCAACAACATAGGTCTCACAGAGGTCATCGAAGAAATAGAAAACTACACCGCACACGCGTTAGCCAATAAAAGCTTTACCAAAAAACGCCACTCACAAGAACTCTACTGGTTCCATCAAACGGTAGAGGATGCCCTAAAAACCAACTTCTACAACCGACCTGAGGTCATAGAAAAATTGGCTGTTTTAGAAAAAGAGGTTTTAGGTAAAGTGAAGAGTCCTTTTGATGCGGCTAGTGAGTTGTTGGGGTTGTAG